A window of the Haloquadratum walsbyi C23 genome harbors these coding sequences:
- a CDS encoding two-component system sensor histidine kinase NtrB has product MASDSSIDLTPEFLAEMIKSVGVGVGIYTKDGQYVYVNESYAELFNVTSSALVGEPLWEIVSEIDADKFKTYWMSFQDNETRKAETVHRYNGQEVPVATVTTQRSINGTTYHFGTIKDISERKAHERELKRQNERLESFAGVISHDLRNPLNVAQGYIDLLQTDIDRDELHLVDTALDRMNVLITELLELAQSRNIGEMRSVSIKIVAKQAWQSVDTQQASLSLPETNPQILANNSRLQQLFENLLRNAIEHGGPGVNVVIETTSDGFYIADDGSGIPESEHDRIFETGYTTNDSGTGFGLSIVQQITSGHDWSLQVIKSSEGGARFEITDVEFAT; this is encoded by the coding sequence ATGGCTTCTGATAGTTCAATTGATTTAACACCAGAATTCCTCGCTGAAATGATCAAATCAGTTGGTGTCGGTGTTGGGATTTATACCAAAGATGGTCAATATGTTTATGTAAATGAGTCATATGCCGAATTATTTAATGTTACATCATCAGCGTTAGTTGGAGAGCCGTTATGGGAAATTGTCTCAGAGATTGATGCTGATAAGTTTAAAACGTACTGGATGTCGTTTCAGGATAATGAAACGCGAAAAGCCGAGACGGTACATAGATACAACGGTCAGGAAGTTCCTGTTGCAACAGTCACAACACAGCGCTCAATCAACGGTACAACATATCATTTTGGAACGATTAAAGATATCTCAGAGCGGAAAGCACATGAACGCGAACTCAAGCGTCAAAACGAACGGCTTGAGAGCTTTGCAGGCGTCATCTCACATGACCTACGAAATCCATTGAACGTTGCTCAAGGATATATTGATTTGTTACAGACCGATATCGATCGCGATGAATTACATCTTGTGGATACTGCGCTTGATCGAATGAACGTATTGATCACTGAATTATTAGAACTTGCACAAAGTCGTAATATCGGCGAGATGCGTTCAGTTTCGATCAAAATAGTAGCAAAACAAGCATGGCAAAGTGTAGATACCCAACAGGCGAGTTTGAGTCTCCCTGAGACAAATCCACAGATACTAGCCAATAACTCCCGACTTCAGCAACTCTTTGAGAATCTCTTACGAAACGCAATTGAGCACGGTGGACCGGGGGTCAACGTAGTTATTGAGACCACCTCAGATGGATTCTACATTGCAGATGATGGGTCCGGTATCCCCGAGAGTGAGCATGATCGGATTTTTGAAACGGGGTACACAACTAACGATAGCGGAACTGGATTCGGGTTAAGTATTGTTCAACAGATTACTTCTGGACATGACTGGAGTCTACAGGTCATAAAAAGCTCTGAGGGAGGGGCACGGTTTGAAATCACAGATGTCGAGTTTGCCACATAG